Proteins from a genomic interval of Plasmodium reichenowi strain SY57 chromosome 11, whole genome shotgun sequence:
- a CDS encoding AAA family ATPase, putative (transcript variant 2; alternatively spliced): MSSNEERRIPLCCEICLKNEIDVSSEMIKVAAQKWLFSLGITITLGRHDPSKIVCEKLKKYCDYIVIEPAIPIKIIKEYNEDFKNYKSCKRNTNSNSNDIIDIKSNDDNLENHKNIDNKYNIYNVNHIDTFDHVDNNRCKKLYPSHYSVYELNTFYDLNSCDKNCSTHNNDIPNNIISNSNMYDEKRKRKKTTPLKIVDENKKNKSLVSSLALSQNIVHTSNFSNDLIGKEKKNIYEESNLLFTVPIIGEKSISSIEEDPIILPNFFCVVHVVTYYKNEEHMEEKFNDASEYDEDQEQIGEKEKNDVPTYIQYILPHLRFHKLWDSLYYEENIKRDLLEYVSALMLFSTKKVDCNMINYNHLVLLYGPPGTGKTSLCKALANKVCIRLSNIYTTGILIELNTHTLFSKWFSESGKQVLK, translated from the coding sequence ATGAGTTCAAATGAAGAGAGAAGAATACCTTTATGCTGCGAAATATGTCTGAAAAATGAAATCGATGTATCAAGCGAAATGATAAAAGTGGCTGCACAGAAATGGTTATTTTCCTTAGGTATTACAATAACCTTAGGAAGGCATGATCCATCTAAAATTGTTTgtgaaaaattaaaaaaatattgtgattatattgttattgAACCTGCTATACCTATAAAAATCATTAAAGAGTACAATGAagattttaaaaattataaaagtTGTAAAAGAAATACTAATTCTAATAGTAACGATATTATAGATATCAAAAgtaatgatgataatttagaaaatcataaaaatattgataataagtataatatatataatgttaatCATATAGATACCTTTGATCATgttgataataatagatgtaaaaaattatatccATCACATTATTCAGtatatgaattaaataCATTTTACGATTTAAATAGTTGTGATAAAAACTGTTCTACACACAATAATGATATAccaaataatattattagtaatagtaatatgtatgatgaaaaacgaaaaagaaaaaagacTACTCCATTGAAAATTGTAGAtgaaaataagaaaaacAAATCTTTAGTAAGTTCACTAGCTCTTTCACAAAATATTGTACACACATCAAATTTTTCAAATGATCTAATTGggaaagagaaaaaaaatatatatgaagaatcaaatttattatttacagTACCTATTATAGGAGAAAAATCTATTTCTTCTATAGAAGAAGATCCTATAATTTTACCAAATTTCTTTTGTGTTGTACATGTAGTAACatattacaaaaatgaagaacatatggaagaaaaatttaatgATGCTAGTGAATATGATGAAGATCAAGAACAAATAGgagaaaaggaaaaaaatgatgtaCCTACCTAcatacaatatatattacctCATTTGCGATTTCATAAATTATGGGATagtttatattatgaagaGAATATTAAAAGAGATTTATTAGAATATGTATCAGCCTTGATGTTATTTTCTACAAAGAAAGTAGATTGTAATATGattaattataatcatttaGTCTTATTATATGGCCCACCTGGAACAGGAAAAACCTCTCTATGCAAAGCCTTGGCTAATAAAGTATGTATACGCTTATcgaatatatatacaacaG